The following proteins are co-located in the Cupriavidus pauculus genome:
- the modA gene encoding molybdate ABC transporter substrate-binding protein: MSLLPFARRAALVALTLAAPSAFAADLVVSAAASLTNAFKQLGEQFERAHPDTKVVLNFGASDVLMQQIVKGAPADVFASADQSAMDKAVAEKVVQPATRKDFAANAIVLIVPHDSRLGIGAPADLSRADVKRVAYGNPSSVPVGRYTRGALESQGLWTAVEAKGVPAQNVRQALDYVARGEVDAGFVFATDAAVMPDKVKVAARVPTPTPVTYPIAVTAQSRQAQQANAFVQYVLSPEGQATLAKFGFQKP, translated from the coding sequence ATGAGCCTCCTGCCCTTCGCCCGCCGCGCCGCCCTGGTCGCGCTGACCCTTGCCGCGCCGTCGGCCTTTGCCGCGGACCTCGTGGTGTCCGCCGCCGCCAGCCTGACCAACGCCTTCAAGCAGCTTGGCGAGCAGTTCGAGCGCGCCCATCCCGATACCAAGGTGGTGCTGAACTTTGGCGCGTCCGACGTGCTGATGCAGCAGATCGTCAAGGGCGCCCCGGCCGACGTGTTCGCGTCGGCCGACCAGAGCGCGATGGACAAGGCGGTGGCCGAGAAGGTCGTCCAGCCAGCCACGCGCAAGGATTTCGCGGCCAACGCGATCGTGCTGATCGTGCCGCACGACAGCAGGCTCGGCATCGGCGCCCCGGCCGACCTGTCCCGCGCCGACGTCAAGCGCGTGGCGTACGGCAACCCGTCGTCGGTGCCAGTGGGCCGCTACACGCGCGGCGCGCTGGAATCGCAGGGGCTGTGGACGGCCGTCGAGGCCAAGGGCGTGCCCGCGCAGAACGTGCGTCAGGCGCTGGACTACGTGGCGCGCGGCGAGGTGGACGCCGGCTTTGTCTTTGCCACCGACGCGGCCGTGATGCCGGACAAGGTCAAGGTCGCCGCCCGCGTGCCGACCCCCACGCCGGTCACCTACCCCATCGCCGTCACCGCGCAGTCCCGCCAGGCCCAGCAGGCCAACGCCTTCGTCCAGTACGTGCTGTCGCCCGAGGGCCAGGCCACGCTGGCGAAGTTCGGCTTCCAGAAGCCCTGA
- a CDS encoding bifunctional 2',3'-cyclic-nucleotide 2'-phosphodiesterase/3'-nucleotidase — MQLHRIRAALLAAMVASTLAACGSDDDNGAGNGNGGQTGGGTATVPAGTRSTLALLETTDLHTNVLSYDYFKLAEDKSLGFERVSTLIKAARAEFPNTMLLDNGDTIQGTALSDYQALVKPVTCGETLAMYKVMNAAGFDGGGIGNHEFNYGLQYLSQVTGNRFNVDGLPDPSAQQTCAGPKFPQVLANVYSVKTRQPLFQPYAILSKTLTATGPDGKTVSAPIKVGIIGFAPPAILSWDKRWLDGKVYTEGVVETAQKYIPEMRAKGADLIVVISHGGLDNSAYSPTMENGSYHLSKVAGVDAMLIGHSHQVFPDAASTVGQFNLPGVDKVKGTVNGVPTVMANYWGKHLGVVNLALAYDGKAWSVDRANTKVEARSIQNADKTYVAADASVAAAIDTEHQATIQYVKTPIGSTDYRMTSYFADVGDPGAIQIVNQAQAKYVKDYLAANLPALASLPVLSVSAPFKSGFGGGSDYTDVAMGSLAINNAADLYLYPNTVYAVKVNGAEVKAWLETAAKRFNQINPALTTEQQLISTFPGYNFDMFTDADMQYEIDVTQPVGSRIKNLTYKGAAVTAAMDFIVATNNYRASGGGNFPGLDGTKTVYASPDANRDVLISYIKSVANVTRAANGSARSWRFTKVATSGDVVFSSAAGMLAQAAAGGVAGVTLVAADDGSNKNLSKYRIDLNQ; from the coding sequence ATGCAACTCCATCGCATCCGGGCCGCCTTGCTGGCGGCCATGGTAGCCAGCACCCTGGCCGCTTGCGGCTCCGACGACGACAACGGCGCCGGTAACGGCAACGGCGGCCAGACCGGGGGCGGCACCGCCACCGTGCCGGCCGGCACCAGATCCACGCTGGCCCTGCTGGAGACGACCGACCTGCACACCAACGTGCTCAGCTACGACTACTTCAAGCTGGCCGAGGACAAGTCGCTGGGCTTCGAGCGCGTGTCGACGCTGATCAAGGCCGCCCGCGCCGAATTCCCGAACACGATGCTGCTGGACAACGGCGACACCATCCAGGGCACGGCGCTGTCCGACTACCAGGCCCTGGTCAAGCCGGTCACGTGCGGCGAGACGCTGGCGATGTACAAGGTCATGAACGCGGCCGGCTTTGACGGCGGCGGCATCGGCAACCACGAGTTCAACTACGGCCTGCAGTACCTGAGCCAGGTCACCGGCAACCGCTTCAACGTGGACGGCCTGCCTGACCCATCGGCGCAGCAGACCTGCGCCGGGCCCAAGTTCCCGCAGGTGCTGGCCAACGTCTACAGCGTCAAGACGCGCCAGCCGCTGTTCCAGCCGTACGCGATCCTGTCGAAGACGCTGACGGCCACCGGCCCCGACGGCAAGACGGTGTCGGCGCCGATCAAGGTCGGCATCATCGGCTTTGCGCCGCCGGCCATCCTGAGCTGGGACAAGCGCTGGCTAGACGGCAAGGTCTACACCGAAGGCGTGGTCGAGACCGCGCAGAAGTACATCCCCGAGATGCGCGCCAAGGGCGCCGACCTGATCGTCGTGATCTCGCACGGCGGGCTGGACAACTCGGCGTACTCGCCGACGATGGAAAACGGCAGCTACCACCTGTCGAAGGTGGCGGGCGTGGACGCCATGCTGATCGGCCACTCGCACCAGGTCTTCCCGGACGCGGCCAGCACGGTCGGCCAGTTCAACCTGCCGGGCGTGGACAAGGTCAAGGGCACCGTCAACGGCGTGCCGACCGTGATGGCCAACTACTGGGGCAAGCACCTGGGCGTGGTCAACCTGGCGCTGGCCTACGACGGCAAGGCGTGGAGCGTGGACCGCGCCAACACCAAGGTCGAGGCGCGCTCGATCCAGAACGCCGACAAGACCTACGTGGCCGCCGACGCCAGCGTGGCCGCCGCCATCGACACCGAGCACCAGGCGACCATCCAGTACGTGAAGACGCCCATCGGCAGCACCGACTACCGCATGACGAGCTACTTTGCCGACGTGGGCGACCCGGGCGCGATCCAGATCGTCAACCAGGCCCAGGCCAAGTATGTGAAGGACTACCTCGCGGCCAACCTGCCGGCGCTGGCATCGCTGCCGGTGCTGTCGGTCTCGGCCCCGTTCAAGAGCGGCTTTGGCGGCGGCAGCGACTACACCGACGTGGCGATGGGCAGCCTGGCCATCAACAACGCGGCCGACCTGTACCTGTACCCGAACACGGTCTACGCGGTGAAGGTCAACGGCGCCGAGGTCAAGGCGTGGCTGGAGACGGCCGCCAAGCGCTTCAACCAGATCAACCCGGCGCTGACCACCGAGCAGCAACTGATCAGCACCTTCCCGGGCTACAACTTCGACATGTTCACCGACGCCGACATGCAGTACGAGATCGACGTCACGCAGCCCGTGGGCAGCCGCATCAAGAACCTGACGTACAAGGGCGCGGCCGTGACCGCGGCGATGGACTTCATCGTGGCGACGAACAACTACCGCGCCAGCGGCGGCGGCAACTTCCCGGGCCTCGACGGCACCAAGACCGTCTACGCCTCGCCCGACGCCAACCGCGACGTGCTGATCAGCTACATCAAGTCCGTGGCCAACGTGACCCGCGCCGCCAATGGCAGCGCTCGTAGCTGGCGCTTCACGAAGGTGGCGACCAGCGGCGACGTGGTGTTCAGCTCGGCCGCCGGCATGCTGGCGCAGGCCGCCGCCGGTGGCGTGGCGGGCGTGACGCTGGTGGCCGCCGACGACGGCAGCAACAAGAACCTGTCGAAGTACCGCATCGACCTCAACCAGTAA
- a CDS encoding nucleoside 2-deoxyribosyltransferase, which yields MKTLYLAGFDVFRKDALAWGAHLKALCARHGYTGLYPLDKAVPAGLSGPAAAQWIYEANIALLRQADVVMANLDDFRGQGEPDSGTAFEVGFAVALQKPVWGYAADAGTLLDRVRHHADADGSALDARGYVVEDFGLPMNLMLACSVRLVSGDAEACLKVMSEADRRRAARRAQAAAGNDAED from the coding sequence ATGAAGACCCTCTACCTCGCCGGCTTCGACGTATTCCGCAAGGACGCGCTTGCGTGGGGCGCCCACCTGAAGGCGCTGTGCGCGCGGCATGGCTATACGGGCCTCTATCCGCTGGACAAGGCGGTGCCCGCCGGGCTATCCGGCCCGGCGGCGGCACAGTGGATCTACGAGGCCAATATCGCGCTGCTGCGGCAGGCGGACGTCGTGATGGCCAACCTGGACGACTTTCGCGGCCAGGGCGAGCCCGACAGCGGCACCGCCTTCGAAGTGGGATTTGCCGTGGCGCTGCAGAAGCCGGTCTGGGGCTACGCGGCCGATGCCGGCACGCTGCTGGACCGCGTGCGCCACCATGCCGACGCCGATGGCAGCGCGCTGGACGCGCGGGGATACGTGGTGGAGGACTTCGGCCTGCCGATGAACCTGATGCTGGCGTGCAGCGTACGGCTGGTGAGCGGCGACGCCGAAGCGTGCCTGAAGGTAATGTCCGAGGCGGACCGGCGCCGCGCCGCGCGGCGGGCGCAGGCGGCGGCCGGCAACGACGCCGAGGACTAG
- a CDS encoding fimbrial protein, whose protein sequence is MTPLHSNEDARIQVKSIHTKALAASILFAAMSAPAMASDGTITFTGRVTGQTCTLSGNGGAANFTVPMPTVAAGALNRQGAVAGRTPFNIRLTGCTPNTGNVGVYFEPGATVDNTSGRLVNTAVASAATETTPAVTPATNVQVGLLNDALDNIVLGAAYAAQNSQQVALADGAATLQYYAQYVATGAATAGDVLTTVTYSVVYP, encoded by the coding sequence ATGACACCCCTCCATTCAAATGAAGACGCGAGAATTCAAGTGAAAAGCATCCATACCAAAGCGCTGGCCGCTTCCATCCTGTTCGCCGCCATGTCGGCACCGGCAATGGCCTCCGACGGCACGATTACCTTTACCGGGCGCGTGACGGGCCAGACCTGCACGCTGTCGGGCAACGGCGGCGCCGCCAATTTCACGGTGCCGATGCCCACCGTGGCCGCAGGCGCGCTGAACCGGCAGGGCGCCGTGGCCGGCCGCACGCCATTCAACATCCGCCTGACCGGCTGCACGCCGAACACCGGCAACGTGGGCGTCTACTTCGAGCCGGGCGCCACGGTGGACAACACCTCGGGCCGCCTGGTCAACACGGCCGTGGCCTCGGCGGCCACCGAAACCACGCCGGCGGTCACCCCCGCCACCAACGTGCAGGTCGGCCTGCTGAACGACGCGCTGGACAACATCGTGCTGGGCGCCGCCTACGCCGCGCAGAACTCGCAGCAGGTGGCACTGGCCGACGGCGCCGCCACGCTGCAGTACTACGCGCAATACGTGGCCACGGGCGCCGCCACCGCTGGCGATGTCCTGACGACCGTCACGTACTCGGTGGTCTACCCCTAA
- a CDS encoding PqiC family protein — protein sequence MKRTLIAGAMALAVAGLGGCASPEPRYYSLAAGAPAAAPSPASHSPAAAQPVWIEVAPVRVPERLNRAQLVMSDANGNVRLLDQSRWSAPLPDELRDALSQQLQANLGAVDTYQQGLAEVGTIFRITTEVVRLEGEPGQRAGATIAWTVRRLPDGNVLSGRTEAEVPVSGQVEDVVGAYRQIVATTASDIATGVRSLRVQAGTAGAPGPTATTAPLPVR from the coding sequence ATGAAACGCACGCTGATTGCCGGCGCGATGGCGCTGGCCGTGGCCGGGCTGGGCGGCTGCGCGTCGCCCGAGCCACGCTACTACTCGCTGGCGGCCGGCGCGCCGGCGGCTGCCCCATCGCCCGCATCCCACTCTCCGGCCGCGGCGCAGCCGGTCTGGATCGAAGTGGCGCCGGTGCGCGTGCCCGAGCGGCTGAACCGCGCGCAGCTCGTGATGAGCGACGCGAACGGCAACGTGCGGCTGCTGGACCAGTCGCGCTGGTCGGCGCCGCTGCCCGACGAACTGCGCGACGCGTTGTCGCAGCAGCTCCAGGCCAACCTGGGCGCGGTGGATACCTACCAGCAGGGTCTGGCCGAAGTCGGCACGATCTTCCGCATCACGACCGAAGTGGTGCGGCTGGAAGGCGAGCCGGGCCAGCGGGCCGGCGCGACCATCGCCTGGACCGTGCGGCGCCTGCCCGACGGCAACGTGCTGAGCGGACGCACCGAGGCCGAGGTGCCGGTATCGGGACAGGTTGAGGATGTGGTGGGCGCCTACCGCCAGATCGTGGCGACGACGGCGTCCGACATCGCCACGGGCGTGCGGTCGCTGCGCGTGCAGGCCGGCACGGCTGGCGCGCCCGGACCCACGGCCACCACCGCGCCGCTGCCGGTGCGCTAG
- a CDS encoding tetratricopeptide repeat protein yields MPATAAAPTLPALPRRLPRIHPLFVAATLAVAVATAGVAGAAVWRHQSDARQAEIAQWQVLATSAGDAAALDRLQQAAGSGEAAARAALGETLMARPDAATRADGERWLRMAAEGGQVRAQFLLGKAAMLGTLAAGRADLPLAWQQLDAAARAGDIGAAYYLGLLYRGGYGRTPDPAAAARWFRVAADGGVAHAMFLLANAYREGEGVARDDARAVAWYEAAAEREHPASIQALAMAYRDGGLGLPRDAAQYRQHMAETAHALKHPAINP; encoded by the coding sequence ATGCCTGCCACCGCCGCCGCCCCGACCCTCCCCGCGCTGCCCCGTCGCCTGCCGCGCATCCACCCGCTGTTCGTGGCGGCCACGCTGGCCGTGGCCGTGGCTACCGCCGGCGTGGCCGGTGCGGCCGTGTGGCGCCACCAGTCCGACGCACGCCAGGCGGAGATCGCCCAGTGGCAGGTCCTGGCGACGTCCGCCGGCGACGCGGCGGCGCTGGACCGCCTGCAGCAGGCCGCCGGGTCTGGCGAGGCCGCCGCGCGTGCCGCGCTTGGCGAAACGCTGATGGCGCGGCCCGACGCCGCCACGCGTGCCGACGGCGAGCGCTGGCTGCGCATGGCTGCCGAAGGTGGCCAGGTCCGCGCGCAGTTCCTGCTCGGCAAGGCGGCGATGCTCGGTACCCTGGCGGCCGGCCGCGCCGACCTGCCGCTGGCCTGGCAACAGCTCGACGCGGCGGCGCGCGCCGGCGACATCGGCGCCGCCTACTACCTGGGCCTGCTGTATCGCGGCGGCTACGGCCGCACGCCCGACCCGGCCGCCGCGGCGCGCTGGTTCCGCGTGGCCGCCGACGGCGGCGTGGCGCACGCGATGTTCCTGCTGGCCAATGCCTACCGCGAAGGCGAGGGCGTGGCCCGCGACGATGCCCGCGCCGTCGCCTGGTACGAAGCCGCCGCCGAGCGCGAGCATCCGGCGTCGATCCAGGCGCTGGCGATGGCCTATCGCGACGGCGGCCTGGGCCTGCCACGCGACGCCGCCCAGTACCGCCAGCACATGGCCGAAACCGCCCACGCGCTCAAGCACCCGGCCATCAACCCGTAG
- a CDS encoding fimbria/pilus outer membrane usher protein, whose protein sequence is MRTRSPRRLAARCLVASTVLPAPVLAEVLAETPATETLAQVRFNAQFLRRADGSSVDVSRFDKGNPVAPGSYPVDIYLNDTWIARETVRFAGPDDAAAPCLDPATLSRLNLNEEALPPAGRTAIADAAASAAAGAADGACLHPAAISDDVTWSFSVNDMRLNFTVAQALMRRRAAGTVPHELLDSGVPSATLGYQLNTFGMNGAQHSTNTYLGIDAGLNVAGWHLRQRSSMSWQSVGERYAYQNIATYVQRDLPKWRSQLTLGDAFTDGAVFDSFSVRGVNLATDDRMLPDSTRGYAPLVRGVARTNARVSVSQDGNKIYETTVAPGPFEIDDLHATGYGGNLLVTVTEADGSQSSFTVPYASVVQLIRPGLTRYSATVGEYRSGSHTTPSREKLVQGTVQHGFSNLTTGYAGAVLSEGYQAALIGAAFNLPIGAFALDATHARAKIPGANDASGQSFRISYSKYVPTTSTNLTVAAYRYATKGFWSMRDAFAARDGSYNGDGVARQRSQLQLTLNQNLGGRLGTLYATGTSTAYWNRRDTALMFQAGYSNTLRLFGTNMTFNVSASRLRDAYTGRYTTQVFANLTAPLGRSAHAPLVSFGTTHDNGGGSSQQLMLSGTALEDNAVSYGLNVNRAAGSKVSGGGNVQYRSPYTTVSASASGGNGYTQYSAGLQGALVAHAGGVTLANFLGDTIGIVEAKGASGARVANAPGVRIDRFGYAIVPYLHPYSMNTIQLDPKGLPLDVSLDATSTQVAPRANAAVKIRFAAVTGRSAIVSATRPDGGKLPFGAQVTNGAGAEVGVVGQSGIIFARGLDNVDRLYVTWGAGGTQRCAIDVNLPDSTRHATAYAQIRAVCQPDAKETP, encoded by the coding sequence ATGCGGACCCGATCGCCACGCCGCCTGGCCGCGCGCTGCCTGGTGGCCTCCACGGTGCTGCCGGCACCGGTGCTGGCGGAGGTGCTGGCGGAGACGCCAGCCACCGAGACGCTGGCGCAGGTGCGTTTCAACGCGCAGTTCCTGCGGCGGGCCGATGGTTCCAGCGTGGACGTCAGCCGCTTCGACAAGGGCAACCCCGTCGCGCCGGGCAGCTACCCGGTCGACATCTACCTGAACGACACGTGGATTGCGCGCGAGACGGTGCGCTTTGCCGGGCCGGACGACGCGGCGGCGCCCTGCCTGGACCCGGCCACGCTGTCGCGGCTGAACCTGAACGAGGAAGCGCTGCCGCCGGCCGGCCGCACCGCCATTGCCGATGCCGCCGCCAGCGCCGCGGCCGGTGCGGCGGACGGCGCCTGCCTGCATCCGGCCGCCATTTCCGACGACGTGACGTGGTCGTTCAGCGTCAACGACATGCGGCTGAACTTCACGGTGGCGCAGGCGCTGATGCGCCGCCGCGCGGCCGGCACGGTGCCGCACGAACTGCTGGACAGCGGCGTGCCGTCGGCCACGCTCGGCTACCAGCTCAACACGTTCGGCATGAACGGGGCGCAGCACAGCACCAACACCTACCTTGGCATCGATGCCGGGCTGAACGTGGCCGGCTGGCACCTGCGCCAGCGTTCGTCGATGTCGTGGCAGTCGGTGGGCGAGCGCTACGCGTACCAGAACATCGCCACGTACGTGCAGCGCGACCTGCCCAAATGGCGCAGCCAGCTCACGCTCGGCGACGCCTTCACCGACGGCGCCGTGTTCGACAGCTTCTCGGTGCGCGGCGTGAACCTGGCCACCGACGACCGCATGCTGCCGGACTCCACGCGCGGCTACGCGCCCCTGGTGCGCGGCGTGGCGCGGACCAACGCGCGCGTGTCGGTATCGCAGGACGGCAACAAGATATACGAAACCACGGTGGCGCCGGGTCCGTTCGAGATCGACGACCTCCATGCCACCGGCTACGGCGGCAACCTGCTGGTCACCGTCACCGAGGCCGACGGCAGCCAGAGCAGCTTCACGGTGCCCTACGCGTCGGTCGTCCAGCTTATCCGGCCGGGCCTCACGCGCTACTCGGCCACGGTTGGCGAGTACCGCAGCGGCTCGCACACCACCCCGTCGCGCGAGAAGCTCGTGCAGGGCACGGTCCAGCACGGGTTCAGCAACCTCACCACCGGCTACGCGGGCGCGGTGCTGTCCGAGGGCTACCAGGCCGCGCTGATCGGCGCCGCCTTCAACCTGCCCATCGGCGCATTCGCGCTCGACGCCACGCACGCGCGCGCGAAGATCCCGGGCGCCAACGACGCCAGCGGCCAGAGCTTCCGCATCAGCTACAGCAAGTACGTGCCGACCACCAGCACCAACCTGACGGTGGCCGCCTACCGCTACGCGACCAAGGGCTTCTGGTCGATGCGCGACGCGTTTGCGGCGCGCGACGGCTCCTACAACGGCGACGGCGTGGCGCGCCAGCGCAGCCAGCTTCAGCTCACGCTGAACCAGAACCTGGGCGGCCGGCTGGGCACGCTGTACGCCACCGGCACGTCCACGGCCTACTGGAACCGCCGCGACACCGCGCTGATGTTCCAGGCCGGCTACAGCAACACGCTGCGGCTGTTCGGCACCAACATGACGTTCAACGTGTCGGCGTCGCGGCTGCGCGATGCCTACACCGGCCGCTACACGACCCAGGTGTTCGCCAACCTGACCGCGCCGCTGGGGCGCAGCGCCCACGCGCCGCTGGTGTCGTTCGGCACGACGCACGACAACGGCGGCGGATCGTCGCAGCAGTTGATGCTCAGCGGCACCGCGCTGGAGGACAACGCGGTCTCCTACGGCCTGAACGTGAACCGGGCGGCCGGCAGCAAGGTGTCCGGCGGCGGCAACGTCCAGTACCGCAGCCCGTACACGACCGTGTCGGCCTCCGCCAGCGGCGGCAACGGCTACACGCAGTACTCGGCTGGTCTGCAGGGTGCGCTGGTGGCCCATGCGGGCGGCGTGACGCTGGCCAACTTCCTGGGCGACACCATCGGCATCGTCGAGGCCAAGGGCGCCAGTGGCGCGCGCGTGGCCAATGCGCCCGGCGTGCGGATCGACCGGTTCGGCTACGCCATCGTGCCGTACCTGCACCCCTACAGCATGAACACGATCCAGCTCGATCCCAAGGGCCTGCCGCTCGACGTCTCGCTCGACGCCACAAGCACGCAGGTGGCGCCGCGCGCCAACGCGGCGGTCAAGATCCGCTTTGCCGCGGTCACGGGCCGCTCGGCCATCGTGTCGGCCACGCGGCCCGACGGCGGCAAGCTGCCGTTCGGCGCCCAGGTCACCAACGGCGCCGGCGCCGAAGTGGGCGTGGTGGGCCAGAGCGGCATCATCTTTGCGCGCGGGCTGGACAACGTCGACCGGCTCTATGTGACGTGGGGCGCCGGCGGCACGCAGCGCTGCGCGATCGACGTCAACCTGCCCGACAGCACCCGCCACGCCACGGCCTACGCGCAGATCCGCGCGGTATGCCAGCCCGATGCGAAGGAGACCCCGTGA
- a CDS encoding fimbrial protein has product MPSIFLRAATLALALGGLAALPAAAQSVQHCTIEAQPSALSSQISYPVEGAPIGTALTPDLATTVSFRCPRSRQGYGIVISPTGFSAAGSRFNYPAFWDANTYGMGMRVAISPGGYTVSGADRTDPVSRRIIRYISSAGQTGSFVLTNRLVKLFERINVPDRSDRVDMGVIYQLYSYDNATRTMSPPLASISFNNGIPERPTCTVATRSVTVDLPVVASSSLRGDGVNAGRTPFTITLNCRRTDVPVYITMTDATTPANRSDVLTLTPASTATGVGIRILNPASAPVFFGPDSAERGTVNQWRVGHSEPLMQIPLSAEYVTTGVVGPGTVGALATFTMSYQ; this is encoded by the coding sequence ATGCCATCCATCTTCCTGCGCGCCGCAACCCTGGCGCTTGCGCTGGGCGGCCTGGCCGCGCTGCCGGCCGCTGCGCAGAGCGTGCAGCATTGCACCATCGAGGCGCAGCCGTCTGCGCTGTCGTCGCAGATATCCTACCCGGTGGAAGGCGCCCCGATCGGTACGGCGCTGACGCCAGACCTGGCCACGACCGTGTCGTTCCGCTGCCCGCGCAGCCGGCAGGGGTACGGCATCGTGATTTCGCCAACCGGCTTCTCGGCGGCGGGCTCGCGTTTCAACTATCCCGCGTTCTGGGACGCCAACACCTACGGCATGGGCATGCGCGTGGCCATCAGCCCGGGCGGCTACACCGTATCGGGCGCCGACCGGACCGATCCCGTGAGCAGGCGCATCATCCGCTACATCTCGTCGGCGGGCCAGACCGGATCGTTCGTGCTCACCAACCGGCTGGTCAAGCTGTTCGAGCGGATCAACGTGCCGGACCGCAGCGACCGCGTCGACATGGGCGTGATCTACCAGTTGTACAGCTATGACAACGCGACCCGGACGATGTCGCCGCCGCTGGCGTCGATCTCGTTCAACAACGGCATCCCCGAGCGGCCCACCTGCACGGTGGCCACCCGCAGCGTGACGGTGGACCTGCCGGTCGTGGCGTCGAGCAGCCTGCGGGGCGACGGCGTGAACGCCGGCCGGACGCCGTTCACGATCACGCTGAACTGCCGCCGCACCGACGTGCCGGTCTACATCACGATGACGGACGCCACGACGCCGGCCAACCGGTCTGACGTGCTGACGCTGACGCCGGCCTCGACGGCCACGGGCGTGGGCATCCGCATCCTGAACCCGGCCAGCGCGCCGGTCTTCTTCGGCCCCGATTCGGCCGAGCGCGGCACGGTGAACCAGTGGCGGGTGGGCCATTCCGAGCCGCTGATGCAGATTCCGCTGAGCGCCGAGTACGTGACGACCGGCGTGGTCGGCCCCGGCACGGTGGGCGCGCTGGCGACCTTCACCATGAGCTACCAGTAG
- the modB gene encoding molybdate ABC transporter permease subunit, whose protein sequence is MDAVWIPLLLSLKVAGWATLLNAILGVAAAYALARWRSRARDIVDAILTLPLVLPPTVLGYYLLVLVGRRGVFGAWLERLGIELVFTWQGAVLASTVVAFPLVLKSARAAFEGVDHQLENAARVLGISEAAIFFRVTLPMALPGIVAGVLLAFARALGEFGATLMVAGNLPGRTQTLSVAIYEAVQAGNDDTANLLVLVTSVTCIVLLVVAARLVPPAQRGTANLFERRRFTRAPAGK, encoded by the coding sequence ATGGACGCCGTCTGGATTCCGCTGCTGCTGTCGCTGAAGGTGGCGGGCTGGGCCACGCTGCTCAACGCGATCCTGGGCGTGGCCGCGGCCTACGCGCTGGCCCGCTGGCGCTCGCGGGCGCGCGACATCGTCGACGCCATCCTGACGCTGCCGCTGGTGCTGCCGCCTACCGTGCTGGGCTACTACCTGCTGGTGCTGGTGGGCCGGCGTGGCGTGTTTGGCGCGTGGCTGGAGCGGCTGGGCATCGAACTGGTCTTCACGTGGCAGGGCGCGGTGCTGGCGTCGACCGTGGTGGCGTTTCCGCTGGTGCTGAAGTCGGCGCGGGCCGCGTTCGAGGGTGTCGACCACCAGCTTGAGAACGCCGCGCGCGTGCTCGGCATCTCCGAGGCGGCCATCTTCTTCCGCGTGACGCTGCCGATGGCGCTGCCCGGCATCGTGGCCGGCGTGCTGCTGGCCTTTGCGCGGGCGCTGGGCGAGTTCGGCGCCACGCTGATGGTGGCCGGCAACCTGCCCGGCCGCACGCAGACGCTGTCCGTGGCGATCTACGAGGCGGTGCAGGCCGGCAACGACGACACCGCCAACCTGCTGGTGCTGGTCACGTCGGTCACCTGCATCGTGCTGCTCGTGGTGGCGGCGCGGCTGGTGCCGCCCGCGCAGCGCGGCACGGCCAACCTGTTCGAGCGGCGCCGCTTCACGCGCGCGCCCGCGGGCAAGTGA
- a CDS encoding fimbrial biogenesis chaperone: MSRISHWRVALAACLAIVATSAAHASVVLAGTRVIYPETEREVTLRLTNEGTAPALVQAWIDDGDANAAPDDTHAPFTLAPPLFRLDPRKGQALRIIYLQQPLPTDRESLFWLNVLEVPPMAADGAAQRNELQFAFRTRIKLMFRPRGLPGSADAAPASVRWRLLRKADGQQVLSATNPTPYHVTFTVVEAGVGSAVHRNDAGAMAAPGATVEFPLGDAVRGSVDAGEVRHVTINDFGAAVEGVSRIAAAPTD, translated from the coding sequence ATGTCCCGAATCTCCCACTGGCGGGTGGCACTGGCCGCCTGCCTCGCCATCGTGGCGACGTCGGCCGCCCACGCCTCCGTGGTGCTGGCCGGGACGCGCGTCATCTACCCCGAAACCGAACGCGAAGTCACGCTGCGGCTCACCAACGAGGGCACCGCGCCCGCGCTGGTGCAGGCCTGGATCGACGACGGCGACGCCAATGCCGCGCCCGACGACACCCACGCGCCGTTCACACTGGCCCCGCCCCTGTTCCGGCTGGACCCGCGCAAGGGCCAGGCGCTGCGCATCATCTACCTGCAACAGCCGCTGCCCACGGACCGGGAGTCGCTGTTCTGGCTCAACGTGCTCGAAGTGCCGCCGATGGCGGCGGACGGCGCCGCGCAGCGCAACGAACTGCAGTTCGCGTTCCGTACCCGCATCAAGCTGATGTTCCGGCCGCGCGGCCTGCCCGGCAGCGCCGACGCCGCGCCCGCCAGCGTGCGCTGGCGCCTGCTGCGCAAGGCCGATGGCCAGCAGGTGCTGTCGGCCACCAATCCCACGCCCTACCACGTGACCTTCACCGTGGTCGAGGCCGGCGTGGGGAGCGCGGTCCATCGCAACGACGCCGGCGCCATGGCCGCGCCGGGCGCGACCGTGGAATTCCCGCTCGGCGACGCCGTGCGCGGCAGCGTCGATGCCGGCGAGGTGCGCCACGTCACGATCAACGACTTCGGGGCGGCCGTCGAAGGCGTATCCCGGATTGCGGCAGCGCCAACGGACTGA